Proteins encoded by one window of Primulina huaijiensis isolate GDHJ02 chromosome 1, ASM1229523v2, whole genome shotgun sequence:
- the LOC140983215 gene encoding zinc finger CCCH domain-containing protein 30-like, translated as MCKIDWLGPGGVSIPVYFDIRRDGVIMDSNLYVETLDYFHNLLEVAANNDVEGFERCLDQLASRVDEVGAWYGRQKGSNQIVLQQRTPLMVAATYGSVDVVKLIVSLPDVDMNRSCGVDKSTALHCAASSGSEYAVDVVKLLLASGADPNIADADGLLPFDVIVVSLKFPEMKNSLQMMLATDIMFEKAHNLRVSIETPDSPPFSPAHGHESLFSPSQLAPSPKSARFHDILMPSAPEKKEYPVDPSLPDIKNGIYSTDEFRMFSFKVRPCSRAYSHDWTECPFVHPGENARRRDPRKYHYSCVPCPDFRKGACRRGDMCEYAHGVFESWLHPAHYRTRLCKDGISCNRRVCFFAHTQDELRPLYVSTGSAIPSPRSNTSAANAMDFAAAMSLLPGSPSIPMMSPSPFSPPISPSTNGISSTGWQTQHNVPLLHLPGSNFQSSRLRSSLNARDIPTEGSSFFPEVDVQQQQILNELSLLQNPSISTNLLNRSTHPKMPSPSNLEDIYSAENSPRYSDQAFGSTVFSPSHKAAALYQFQQQQQSMLSPIRTNFSPRNIDHSLLKTPIRVPSPGRLSPRSIEPISPMSARTSLLAQREKLHQPFRSLSSRELGSNVAAADASSEDTWPNWGSPSGAPEWSVHADDFGKIKRSLSSELLNNGEEPDLSWVQSLVKESGHDMNENSVAGTSMSMSENLSSQMEEIDESVLGAWLEQMQLDQLMAQ; from the coding sequence ATGTGCAAAATAGATTGGTTAGGGCCTGGAGGTGTATCAATTCCCGTTTACTTTGACATTAGAAGAGACGGTGTAATCATGGATTCCAATCTCTATGTTGAAACTCTAGATTATTTTCATAACTTGCTTGAAGTTGCTGCGAACAATGATGTTGAGGGCTTTGAAAGGTGCTTGGATCAATTAGCATCTAGAGTTGATGAGGTCGGAGCGTGGTATGGACGACAAAAAGGCTCGAATCAAATAGTTTTGCAGCAAAGGACTCCCTTGATGGTGGCTGCGACTTACGGTAGCGTTGATGTTGTGAAACTGATTGTATCTTTACCTGATGTTGACATGAATAGGTCATGTGGTGTCGACAAGAGCACTGCTCTTCACTGTGCTGCATCTAGTGGGTCGGAATATGCTGTTGATGTCGTAAAACTACTCTTGGCCTCGGGTGCCGATCCTAATATAGCTGATGCCGATGGGCTTTTACCTTTTGATGTTATTGTTGTATCCCTGAAGTTTCCGGAAATGAAAAATTCCCTTCAAATGATGCTCGCAACGGATATAATGTTTGAGAAAGCACACAACCTTAGGGTGTCAATTGAAACTCCAGATTCTCCGCCATTTTCACCGGCCCATGGACATGAATCCCTGTTTTCCCCCTCTCAACTGGCACCTTCTCCAAAGAGTGCAAGATTTCATGACATTCTCATGCCATCTGCACCAGAGAAGAAAGAATACCCAGTTGACCCTTCTTTACCTGACATCAAGAATGGCATCTACTCAACTGATGAGTTTAGGATGTTTTCTTTCAAGGTGCGGCCCTGTTCTCGTGCCTATTCACATGATTGGACCGAGTGCCCATTTGTTCACCCAGGTGAAAATGCGCGGCGGAGGGATCCAAGGAAGTATCATTACAGCTGTGTGCCCTGTCCAGATTTCCGCAAGGGGGCCTGTCGAAGGGGGGATATGTGTGAATATGCTCATGGTGTTTTCGAGAGCTGGCTCCACCCAGCACATTATAGGACTCGGCTATGCAAAGATGGTATAAGTTGCAACAGAAGAGTTTGTTTTTTCGCCCACACGCAGGATGAACTTCGACCATTATACGTCTCTACTGGTTCTGCTATTCCGTCTCCTCGATCAAATACCTCAGCTGCTAATGCCATGGATTTTGCTGCAGCTATGAGCCTTTTACCGGGTTCACCCTCGATTCCTATGATGTCACCATCTCCATTTTCTCCTCCTATTTCTCCATCGACCAATGGGATTTCGAGCACGGGTTGGCAGACTCAACATAACGTTCCATTGCTGCACTTGCCTGGAAGTAATTTCCAGTCCAGTCGGTTGCGATCATCTCTGAATGCTAGAGATATTCCCACTGAAGGCTCGAGTTTTTTTCCAGAAGTTGATGTCCAACAGCAGCAAATCTTGAATGAGCTCTCTCTTCTGCAGAATCCGAGTATTAGTACCAATTTGTTGAACCGTTCTACTCATCCAAAAATGCCAAGTCCTTCAAATTTGGAGGATATATATTCTGCAGAGAATTCTCCTAGATATTCTGATCAGGCATTTGGTTCAACAGTGTTTTCGCCTTCACACAAAGCAGCGGCCCTTTATCAATTCCAGCAACAGCAACAAAGCATGCTATCTCCAATCAGAACTAATTTTTCGCCAAGAAACATCGATCACTCTCTGCTGAAAACACCCATACGTGTTCCGTCTCCTGGGAGATTGTCACCTCGAAGTATAGAGCCAATATCGCCAATGAGTGCTCGAACATCGTTGCTAGCTCAACGTGAGAAGCTACATCAACCGTTTCGAAGTCTTAGCTCACGTGAACTTGGTTCTAATgttgcagcagccgatgcttcTTCAGAAGACACTTGGCCCAATTGGGGCTCCCCTAGTGGTGCACCAGAGTGGTCAGTCCATGCTGATGATTTTGGGAAGATAAAGAGATCTTTATCGTCCGAGCTTCTCAACAATGGGGAGGAGCCGGATTTATCATGGGTTCAGTCACTTGTCAAAGAATCTGGTCATGATATGAACGAAAATTCCGTAGCTGGTACATCCATGAGTATGAGCGAGAATCTGAGTAGCCAGatggaagaaattgatgaatCTGTTTTGGGCGCATGGCTTGAGCAAATGCAGCTTGATCAGCTGATGGCTCAATAA